In Lotus japonicus ecotype B-129 chromosome 5, LjGifu_v1.2, one genomic interval encodes:
- the LOC130716668 gene encoding aldehyde oxidase GLOX1-like: MHMQLLNNDRVVIYDRTDFGLSNLSLPNGRCRHNPDELVVKTDCTAHSVEYDVATNTFRALFIQSDVWCSSGSVSLDGTLVQTGGSYKGELTVRTFLPCPECDWVEFNHSLVVPRWYSTNHILPDGRHQIIIGGRKQYNFEFYPKNSKIKNTYSLPLLAQTHDVDQENNLYPFVFLNVDGNLFIFANNRAILFNYNSRQIVRTYPSIPGGEPRNYPSTGSAVLLPLKNISHSSQPLNVEAEVMICGGAPRGSYLEAHDSHRFLGALNTCARIKITDTNPKWSMETMPGARIMSDMVMLPNGNVLLINGASAGTAGWKLGRNPVLNPFLYKPNFPVGSRFEVQNPTRIPRMYHSTAILLRDGRVIVAGSNPHEFYEFGKNVLFPTELSLEAFSPSYLEPRFSDVRPRIVSPAPQPATKVMHGQGLRIQFQLTATLLDPNSVSVTMLAPPFNTHSFSMNQRMLVLETNGLRNVGESMHEVEVSMPSYNTLAPPGFYIVFVVHQEIPSEGIWIQIL; encoded by the coding sequence ATGCACATGCAGTTACTCAACAACGACCGCGTCGTGATTTACGACCGCACTGACTTTGGCCTCTCCAACCTCTCCTTACCCAACGGTCGGTGCCGCCACAACCCAGATGAACTTGTCGTGAAAACAGATTGCACCGCGCACTCCGTTGAATACGACGTGGCAACCAACACATTCCGCGCGCTCTTTATCCAGTCAGACGTGTGGTGTTCATCCGGATCTGTCTCCCTGGACGGCACCCTGGTCCAAACCGGGGGCTCATACAAAGGAGAGCTCACGGTCCGGACCTTCCTCCCGTGCCCGGAATGCGATTGGGTTGAATTCAATCACTCACTCGTAGTTCCAAGATGGTACTCGACCAATCACATCTTGCCCGATGGACGACATCAGATAATAATTGGTGGAAGGAAGCAATATAACTTCGAGTTTTACCCCAAAAATTCGAAGATTAAAAACACCTACAGTTTGCCGCTTCTAGCACAAACCCATGATGTTGACCAGGAGAATAATCTTTACCCCTTTGTTTTCCTCAACGTGGATGGCAACCTCTTTATCTTCGCCAACAATCGCGCCATCTTATTCAACTATAATAGCCGTCAAATCGTGAGGACTTACCCTTCCATACCCGGTGGAGAACCTAGGAACTACCCCAGCACAGGTTCCGCAGTTTTGCTTCCTCTCAAGAATATTTCACATTCTTCTCAACCGCTCAATGTGGAGGCCGAGGTCATGATTTGTGGCGGAGCTCCAAGAGGGTCTTATCTAGAGGCTCATGACTCACACCGGTTTCTCGGAGCTTTGAATACATGTGCCCGGATCAAGATAACTGACACGAACCCGAAGTGGAGCATGGAGACCATGCCGGGTGCTAGAATCATGAGTGACATGGTCATGCTCCCGAACGGCAACGTGTTGCTCATCAACGGTGCCTCTGCGGGGACCGCGGGGTGGAAGTTGGGTAGAAATCCGGTGCTGAACCCGTTTCTGTATAAACCAAACTTCCCGGTAGGGTCCCGGTTCGAAGTGCAGAACCCCACCCGCATTCCCCGAATGTACCATTCCACTGCCATTTTGCTTCGCGACGGAAGGGTCATCGTCGCCGGGAGCAATCCCCACGAGTTTTACGAATTTGGCAAGAACGTGTTGTTCCCAACAGAGCTGAGTTTGGAAGCATTTTCTCCTTCCTATTTGGAGCCTCGATTCTCTGACGTGCGTCCCAGGATTGTGTCCCCGGCTCCTCAACCTGCAACCAAAGTCATGCACGGTCAGGGGTTGAGGATTCAGTTTCAGCTGACAGCAACGTTGTTGGATCCGAATTCAGTGTCGGTGACAATGCTGGCGCCGCCTTTCAACACACACTCGTTCTCCATGAATCAGAGGATGCTGGTGCTGGAGACAAATGGTTTGAGGAACGTTGGGGAATCAATGCATGAGGTTGAGGTGAGCATGCCCAGTTATAACACACTTGCACCACCAGGTTTCTATATTGTGTTCGTGGTTCAtcaggaaattccaagtgaggGCATTTGGATCCAAATACTCTGA
- the LOC130720004 gene encoding uncharacterized protein LOC130720004, giving the protein MATLQKFKLFALQCGAVQSPTRSPMVQLPRPKTTLRALLGLSLTRPPRRREDVPSAMEKEKDSQRRQKLKDLFVSSPPREEEEERSATPLLGSVAAVGIGVGNSSNMGLARSGSWRGGPGSMNPVWTGFRCRSLLKRKAWRPLLNTITE; this is encoded by the coding sequence ATGGCGACGCTGCAGAAGTTCAAGCTCTTCGCGTTGCAATGCGGGGCGGTGCAGAGTCCAACACGAAGCCCGATGGTTCAGCTGCCGAGGCCCAAGACAACTCTACGGGCTCTGCTTGGACTGAGCTTGACACGGCCACCTCGCCGGCGGGAAGACGTGCCGTCGGCgatggagaaggagaaggattCTCAGCGGAGACAAAAACTGAAGGATCTCTTCGTGTCGTCGCCGCctagagaggaggaggaggagcgtTCTGCTACGCCGTTGCTGGGTTCTGTTGCGGCGGTTGGCATTGGCGTTGGCAACAGTAGCAACATGGGCCTGGCCCGGTCCGGTTCTTGGAGGGGCGGACCGGGTTCAATGAACCCGGTTTGGACGGGGTTTCGTTGCAGGTCGTTGCTGAAAAGGAAAGCATGGAGGCCTCTGCTCAATACCATTACTGAATAA